In one Zobellia galactanivorans genomic region, the following are encoded:
- a CDS encoding 2Fe-2S iron-sulfur cluster-binding protein, whose translation MAKITFITSDDETITLEGTSGSVMALAVENGVPGIDGDCGGVCSCATCHVHVTPEDMVKTGSASEIETDMLELDDNADEYSRLCCQIEISDAIDGVVLKVAK comes from the coding sequence ATGGCAAAAATCACTTTTATCACCAGTGACGACGAAACGATAACTTTAGAAGGAACTTCGGGTTCGGTAATGGCCTTGGCCGTTGAGAACGGCGTACCCGGAATAGATGGCGATTGTGGCGGGGTCTGTTCGTGTGCTACCTGTCATGTACACGTGACGCCAGAAGACATGGTGAAAACAGGGAGTGCCAGTGAGATAGAGACCGATATGCTTGAGCTAGACGACAATGCTGACGAGTACAGCAGGTTGTGTTGTCAAATTGAGATCAGTGACGCCATAGATGGTGTGGTTTTAAAAGTTGCCAAATAA
- a CDS encoding AraC family transcriptional regulator produces MQPILEPIHLDEQRTITSFYHSKKNFETPWHFHPQHELTYIEESVGTKFVGDYVGPYEPGELVLLRSNLPHCWKNNTEQTGLSKSIVVQWNLGVFPKVPELESLFQLLRTASKGILFDKEATAPLISQLKKCPKLGGHDLYIQLLTLLVKLADCDYTTLSSASFIDDLPSEYGNRMADIHDFVGMHYNRKIYLKELADLVNMSEQSFSRFFTKMMGRPFFTFLNEYRINISARMLLDTHDSVSHIAFACGYESLPFFHRQFKKFMGCSPLAYQRKYAKV; encoded by the coding sequence ATGCAACCCATATTAGAGCCCATACATTTAGATGAACAACGGACCATAACGAGTTTTTATCATTCTAAAAAGAATTTTGAGACTCCTTGGCATTTTCATCCACAACATGAGTTGACCTATATAGAGGAAAGTGTAGGGACAAAATTCGTGGGTGATTACGTAGGCCCCTATGAACCCGGTGAATTGGTGCTACTTCGTTCAAACCTTCCCCATTGCTGGAAAAACAATACCGAACAAACAGGGCTATCAAAATCGATAGTGGTCCAATGGAACCTTGGCGTTTTCCCTAAAGTCCCTGAATTGGAATCGCTCTTTCAATTATTGAGAACCGCCTCCAAGGGAATTTTATTCGATAAAGAGGCAACCGCCCCGCTTATATCCCAATTAAAAAAATGCCCCAAATTAGGAGGGCACGACCTATATATTCAATTGCTTACATTATTGGTAAAATTGGCCGATTGCGATTACACTACCTTATCGAGCGCAAGCTTTATAGACGACCTACCTTCGGAATACGGTAACCGAATGGCAGATATCCACGATTTTGTAGGGATGCACTATAACCGAAAAATCTATTTAAAAGAATTGGCCGACCTGGTCAATATGTCGGAACAATCGTTTTCTAGGTTTTTCACCAAAATGATGGGACGGCCTTTCTTTACCTTTTTAAACGAATACCGCATCAATATTTCCGCACGGATGCTTCTTGATACCCATGACTCGGTTTCCCATATTGCTTTTGCCTGTGGTTATGAATCATTACCTTTCTTTCACAGGCAGTTTAAGAAGTTTATGGGCTGCTCTCCCCTTGCCTATCAACGAAAGTATGCGAAAGTCTAG
- a CDS encoding cytochrome P450 yields the protein MKKSELPDPFEKARESKGYGEMNDQDDPVTMLLRHKDVRKSAHNYKTFQSGAVPGRIVIPSEVDIRDTRQIPFEVDPPVHGVYRAIVEPWFKRPLQAEYQEKLTAQISEIVEETLLKGSVEVVTDFALRLQSRALTLLLNTPFSESETWISWGTHVFRSEGEALDGDKANILYHYIDEQIDRASENPGDDMYSVLLNSEFEGRKLTKEEVKGVMVLTFAGGRDTVINAVTNSIAYLAEHPEALERLRKEPEITGRAVEEMIRYFSPLTQMGRVVTEDTHVCEHAVKADSRISLCWASANRDAAVFENPNEIVLDRKVNPHVGFGFSHHNCLGATHARQILKILLQTLAQKVASFEILDYKENIEDLDHFQRKVGFHNIQIKFNPLTK from the coding sequence ATGAAAAAAAGTGAGCTTCCAGACCCGTTTGAAAAAGCAAGGGAATCAAAAGGTTACGGGGAAATGAACGATCAAGATGATCCCGTGACCATGCTTTTACGACATAAAGACGTTCGTAAAAGTGCGCATAATTATAAAACCTTTCAATCTGGTGCGGTTCCGGGGCGAATCGTAATTCCTTCAGAAGTGGACATACGCGACACCCGCCAAATACCTTTTGAAGTAGATCCTCCGGTTCATGGAGTATACAGGGCTATTGTAGAGCCTTGGTTCAAAAGACCCTTACAAGCGGAATACCAAGAGAAGTTAACGGCCCAGATTTCAGAAATCGTAGAAGAGACTTTATTAAAAGGGAGTGTAGAGGTCGTAACCGATTTTGCCCTTCGCTTGCAGTCAAGGGCCTTGACCTTACTCTTAAATACACCGTTTTCCGAATCGGAAACCTGGATTTCTTGGGGAACCCATGTGTTTCGAAGTGAAGGAGAGGCGCTAGACGGCGATAAAGCCAATATTCTTTACCATTATATAGATGAACAGATCGATCGGGCCAGTGAAAATCCTGGAGATGATATGTATTCCGTACTTTTAAATTCTGAGTTCGAAGGTCGGAAATTGACCAAGGAAGAAGTAAAGGGGGTAATGGTGTTGACTTTTGCAGGAGGACGGGATACCGTTATCAATGCGGTCACCAATTCTATTGCTTACTTGGCCGAACATCCCGAAGCGTTGGAGCGATTGCGTAAAGAACCTGAGATTACCGGTAGGGCGGTGGAGGAAATGATCCGTTATTTTTCGCCCCTTACGCAAATGGGACGCGTGGTAACCGAAGATACCCATGTATGTGAGCATGCGGTAAAGGCCGATAGTAGAATTTCACTGTGCTGGGCTTCGGCCAACAGGGATGCCGCAGTTTTTGAGAATCCGAACGAAATCGTTCTGGATCGGAAGGTCAATCCACATGTAGGCTTCGGTTTTAGCCACCATAATTGTTTAGGGGCGACCCACGCCAGGCAGATATTGAAAATCTTGCTTCAGACCTTGGCACAAAAAGTAGCTTCGTTCGAAATATTGGACTACAAGGAAAATATAGAGGATTTAGACCACTTTCAGCGTAAAGTAGGTTTTCATAACATTCAAATAAAATTCAACCCTTTAACAAAATAA
- a CDS encoding NAD(P)/FAD-dependent oxidoreductase: MSDIPNNEPSCVVIGASHAGVNFAFALRREGWNGSICLIDADSVLPYHRPPLSKAYLTSDDGIEKNLLKSKESYVKERIELKLGVWVDAIDRESKTIILADGTTVAYDKLVLATGARPIMPPIPGLDTAKNLFPLRSAADVANIKKTVAENESLQVVVIGGGYIGLETAASLKKLGASVTVLERESRILARVTAPEMSAFFQKLHRDNHVSVLTEKNVTSIEPTSNGNTVVCSDGSSYPADMVIVGVGIHVNKELAEKAGLTIENGIRVNEMAQTSDASIYAIGDCTFHYNPHYDRYIRLESVQNAVDQAKIAAAAIAGKKCCYDTLPWFWSDQYDVKLQMVGLSDGYDEVVVREEADKPNCFSVWYFKGDTLLSVDAVNNAKAYVYGTKFIKGGEKIDKSKLGDPTAEFKPANLVAQ; this comes from the coding sequence ATGTCAGATATACCGAATAATGAACCGAGCTGTGTAGTGATCGGTGCTAGTCATGCCGGAGTGAATTTTGCCTTTGCCTTACGGCGGGAAGGTTGGAACGGATCGATATGCTTGATAGATGCCGATTCCGTTTTGCCTTACCATCGTCCACCATTGTCTAAAGCCTATTTGACTAGCGATGACGGTATCGAGAAAAACCTTCTAAAGTCAAAGGAAAGCTATGTAAAGGAGCGTATTGAGCTTAAGTTAGGGGTTTGGGTCGATGCCATAGATCGAGAAAGTAAAACAATTATTCTGGCCGACGGTACAACGGTAGCCTATGACAAACTTGTTTTAGCTACGGGGGCACGGCCGATTATGCCACCTATACCAGGTTTGGATACGGCAAAGAATCTTTTTCCGCTTCGATCCGCCGCGGACGTGGCCAATATCAAAAAGACGGTGGCCGAAAACGAATCGCTTCAAGTTGTTGTTATCGGTGGAGGGTATATTGGACTTGAAACGGCTGCGTCACTAAAAAAACTCGGTGCATCCGTTACCGTTTTGGAGCGCGAATCACGCATACTGGCTAGGGTTACGGCTCCAGAAATGTCCGCTTTTTTTCAAAAATTACATCGTGATAACCACGTTTCGGTCCTTACCGAAAAGAACGTAACTTCCATAGAACCGACATCGAACGGGAATACCGTGGTTTGCTCCGATGGAAGTAGTTACCCAGCGGATATGGTTATAGTGGGGGTAGGTATACACGTAAATAAAGAATTGGCCGAAAAGGCAGGTTTGACTATTGAAAATGGTATTCGGGTCAATGAAATGGCACAGACGAGCGATGCGTCTATCTATGCTATAGGTGATTGTACATTTCATTATAATCCACATTACGACCGCTATATTAGGCTGGAATCGGTACAAAATGCCGTTGATCAAGCGAAAATTGCGGCGGCTGCCATTGCGGGTAAAAAATGTTGTTACGATACCCTACCTTGGTTTTGGTCTGATCAATACGATGTGAAGTTACAAATGGTAGGTCTGTCCGATGGTTATGATGAAGTAGTTGTGCGCGAGGAGGCCGATAAGCCCAATTGTTTTTCGGTCTGGTATTTTAAGGGAGACACCCTTTTGTCCGTTGATGCGGTAAACAATGCCAAAGCCTATGTCTACGGAACAAAGTTCATTAAAGGAGGAGAGAAAATTGATAAATCTAAATTGGGCGACCCGACGGCCGAGTTCAAACCGGCCAACCTCGTGGCTCAATAA
- a CDS encoding alpha-L-fucosidase, translating to MYRIFTLLMTGILLTSCGSKAEKKKEGDIPQETAVKFEPNWESIKKHYKDPEWFNDSKFGIFIHWGAYSVPAYGSEWYPRQMYMDTATFSAQLKLGQKGPNATYLHHKKTYGDQKEFGYKDFIPMFKAEKFDAKEWIDIFKKSGAKYVIPVADHHDGFAMYKSNTTRWNAVDMGPKRDVLGELFKEGRAQGMIMGASSHYAFNWSFYNKKDKFDTTDPEYADLYSPKGKDLTEPVSEEFKKMWWDRTVDLIDNYQPDILWFDFYLDIPDYKEYRPKIAAYYYNKGLEWGKEVVINDKNFDHEAFPEGTVIYDLERGKLPGIRKLPWQTDTSIGKNSWCYVTNWESRTANSLVDDLVDIVSKNGNLLLNVGPKADGTIPEDQKEILFQIGDWLNVNGEAIYDTEYWSTFGEGPTEVKKGHHSEGQNKGFTGQDIRFTKKGDKLYAIMMEWPEGNKVNIESLGKSSEHGKDLNIKNVRLLGSDSKIEFEVNDAGLSISDLGPKTGEFAHVLEISL from the coding sequence ATGTATAGAATTTTTACACTTTTAATGACGGGCATCCTACTCACCTCATGTGGGTCGAAAGCCGAAAAGAAAAAAGAAGGGGACATTCCCCAAGAAACTGCGGTCAAATTTGAACCGAATTGGGAATCTATCAAAAAACATTATAAAGACCCCGAATGGTTCAACGACAGCAAATTTGGTATTTTCATTCACTGGGGGGCCTATTCGGTACCTGCCTATGGATCGGAATGGTACCCACGCCAGATGTATATGGATACCGCCACCTTTAGCGCCCAATTGAAATTGGGGCAAAAAGGGCCTAATGCAACATATTTACACCATAAAAAAACATACGGGGACCAAAAGGAATTTGGTTACAAAGATTTTATACCCATGTTCAAGGCCGAAAAGTTCGATGCCAAGGAATGGATCGATATTTTCAAGAAATCCGGAGCCAAATATGTGATTCCCGTGGCCGATCATCATGATGGTTTTGCCATGTACAAATCGAATACGACCCGATGGAATGCCGTTGATATGGGGCCTAAACGTGATGTTTTGGGCGAGCTTTTTAAGGAAGGCCGTGCCCAGGGTATGATTATGGGGGCTTCATCCCACTATGCCTTCAACTGGTCATTCTATAATAAAAAAGACAAGTTTGACACTACCGACCCGGAATACGCCGACCTCTATTCCCCTAAAGGAAAAGACCTGACCGAGCCCGTATCGGAAGAATTCAAGAAAATGTGGTGGGACAGAACGGTCGACCTTATCGACAACTATCAACCGGACATCCTTTGGTTCGATTTCTACCTTGATATACCCGACTATAAGGAATACCGTCCTAAAATTGCGGCATACTATTATAACAAAGGACTGGAATGGGGCAAAGAAGTGGTAATAAACGATAAGAACTTTGATCATGAAGCCTTTCCTGAAGGTACCGTAATCTACGATTTGGAACGTGGAAAGCTTCCCGGTATTCGAAAGCTCCCTTGGCAGACCGACACTTCTATCGGAAAGAATTCTTGGTGTTACGTAACCAACTGGGAATCACGCACGGCCAATAGCCTCGTCGACGACCTAGTCGATATCGTATCCAAGAACGGAAACCTTTTACTTAATGTAGGTCCGAAAGCAGATGGTACCATCCCGGAAGACCAAAAAGAAATATTGTTCCAAATCGGAGATTGGTTAAACGTAAACGGTGAAGCGATTTACGATACGGAATACTGGAGCACTTTCGGTGAAGGCCCCACAGAAGTCAAAAAAGGCCATCACAGCGAAGGACAAAACAAAGGATTCACAGGTCAGGATATTCGCTTTACAAAGAAGGGCGACAAACTGTATGCGATCATGATGGAATGGCCGGAAGGCAATAAGGTCAACATAGAATCATTGGGAAAATCCAGTGAACACGGTAAGGATTTGAATATCAAAAACGTAAGACTCTTAGGTAGCGACAGCAAAATAGAATTTGAAGTAAATGACGCTGGCCTCAGCATTTCGGACCTAGGGCCGAAGACGGGAGAATTTGCACACGTACTGGAAATATCGTTATAG
- a CDS encoding zinc-binding alcohol dehydrogenase family protein, whose translation MKYIVCEKPGEFILKEKEEPTRKSGEAILKVKKVGICGTDLHAYAGNQAFFTYPRILGHELATQVVEIDENPQGIKAGDNVVVMPYVSCGTCIACRNGKTNCCTNIQVLGVHTDGGMQEKITVPTNLLIPAQQLTDDQMAVVEPLAIGAHAIRRAGIKPGETIVVVGCGPIGIGIMKLAQIAGAKVIAIDMNQQRLDYAKNDIGVDYVVLGGKDAVDQVSEITKGDLATAVFDATGHKGALEAGPDYMSHGGRYILVGLSKGELVFTHPKIHAKETTIMCSRNATLEDFEHVISVLEKGEFPIDSFITHNVPYTEMIANFDGWLDPANGVIKATVDFE comes from the coding sequence ATGAAGTACATTGTATGTGAAAAACCGGGCGAGTTCATTCTTAAAGAAAAAGAAGAACCGACAAGAAAATCCGGCGAAGCCATATTGAAAGTGAAAAAGGTAGGTATTTGTGGTACAGACCTACATGCTTATGCGGGCAACCAGGCATTTTTTACCTACCCGAGAATTCTAGGTCACGAATTGGCTACGCAAGTAGTTGAAATAGATGAGAATCCTCAAGGTATCAAAGCGGGCGACAATGTGGTCGTCATGCCCTATGTAAGTTGCGGCACCTGTATCGCCTGCAGAAACGGAAAGACCAACTGTTGCACGAATATCCAAGTTTTGGGAGTTCACACCGATGGAGGGATGCAAGAGAAAATTACCGTACCTACCAATCTACTTATCCCCGCACAACAGTTGACCGACGACCAAATGGCCGTTGTCGAACCTTTGGCGATCGGGGCACACGCCATTCGACGTGCCGGTATAAAACCTGGCGAAACCATAGTTGTAGTGGGTTGTGGACCTATCGGAATCGGCATCATGAAGCTCGCGCAAATTGCAGGGGCCAAAGTAATAGCCATAGATATGAACCAACAACGCTTAGATTACGCTAAAAACGATATCGGTGTCGATTATGTAGTTTTAGGAGGAAAAGATGCCGTAGACCAAGTTTCGGAAATCACCAAGGGCGATCTAGCCACAGCTGTTTTTGATGCCACGGGCCATAAAGGAGCCCTTGAAGCCGGCCCCGATTACATGTCACACGGAGGAAGGTACATATTGGTGGGACTCTCTAAAGGTGAATTGGTATTCACCCACCCTAAGATACACGCAAAGGAAACGACCATTATGTGCAGTAGAAATGCCACTTTGGAAGACTTCGAACATGTCATCTCCGTTTTGGAAAAAGGTGAGTTTCCCATCGATTCCTTTATTACGCACAATGTTCCTTACACCGAAATGATCGCCAATTTCGATGGCTGGCTAGACCCGGCGAACGGAGTGATCAAGGCTACCGTTGATTTCGAATAA
- a CDS encoding UxaA family hydrolase — protein sequence MSKQFLQIHPEDNVLAALTDLPKGSDIEHNNDRFQLTDKVKAKHKFTICSLKPGDSIFMYGSLVGKATKPIAKGETITTENVVHASSEYEVGQEKLSWKAPDVSKWKDATFNGYHRADGSVGTANHWLVIPLVFCENRNVDVMKSALLKSLGYHTATDFVVDTEILVDQYKNGASENELLASDIIKTPEEIKQNRTFPNVDGIKFLNHDGGCGGIRQDSETLCNLLAGYITHPNTAGATILSLGCQNAQFKLLEEAIAKRDPNFKKPLYVLEQQKSAGERQFIEEAVKKTFLGLIEANKTERKPAPVSQLVLGLECGGSDGFSGISANPSLGYASDLLVGLGATTVLSEFPELNGVEQELINRCQTEENAEKFAKLMRAYSEKAVSVGSGFENNPSPGNIKDGLITDAMKSAGAAKKGGTSPVTDVLDYTEPVKKKGLNLLCTPGNDVESTTGLAGSGCNVICFTTGLGTPTGNPIAPVIKLSSNNALSERMKDIIDFNTGTVITGEDTIETKGEELLDYIIKVASGEIVPAAVRLGQEDFIPWKRGISL from the coding sequence ATGTCAAAGCAATTTTTGCAAATACACCCAGAAGATAACGTTCTGGCTGCACTTACGGACCTTCCCAAAGGTTCTGATATAGAACATAACAACGACCGTTTTCAATTGACCGACAAGGTCAAGGCCAAACATAAATTCACCATTTGCAGCCTCAAGCCCGGCGATAGCATTTTCATGTACGGTTCCTTGGTCGGCAAAGCCACCAAACCTATTGCAAAAGGCGAAACCATAACCACCGAAAATGTGGTCCATGCCTCTTCGGAATACGAAGTAGGCCAAGAGAAACTGAGCTGGAAGGCCCCGGATGTCAGCAAATGGAAAGATGCTACCTTCAACGGATATCACAGAGCCGACGGTAGTGTGGGTACGGCCAATCATTGGCTGGTCATCCCCTTGGTTTTTTGTGAAAACCGAAATGTCGATGTCATGAAATCCGCCCTTTTGAAATCACTCGGCTACCATACGGCTACCGATTTTGTGGTCGATACCGAAATTCTTGTCGACCAATATAAAAACGGGGCTTCCGAAAATGAACTCTTGGCTTCGGATATCATCAAGACTCCGGAGGAAATTAAGCAAAACCGAACCTTCCCGAATGTTGACGGCATCAAGTTTTTAAACCATGACGGTGGATGCGGCGGCATACGCCAAGATTCCGAAACACTTTGCAACCTTTTGGCCGGTTACATCACCCACCCTAACACGGCGGGCGCGACCATTTTAAGCCTTGGTTGCCAGAATGCCCAATTCAAGTTGCTTGAAGAGGCCATCGCCAAACGCGATCCCAATTTCAAAAAACCGCTGTATGTGCTAGAACAGCAAAAAAGTGCAGGCGAGCGACAGTTTATAGAAGAGGCCGTAAAAAAGACCTTTTTAGGCCTGATCGAAGCCAATAAAACCGAAAGAAAACCAGCTCCCGTAAGCCAACTGGTCTTAGGCCTGGAATGTGGCGGATCCGATGGTTTTTCAGGTATCTCGGCAAACCCCTCTTTGGGCTACGCCTCCGACCTATTGGTCGGCTTAGGCGCGACTACGGTACTTTCAGAATTTCCTGAACTGAACGGGGTCGAACAAGAATTGATCAACCGCTGCCAAACCGAGGAAAATGCCGAAAAGTTCGCAAAATTAATGCGGGCCTATTCAGAAAAGGCCGTATCGGTTGGTTCTGGATTCGAAAACAATCCCTCGCCAGGAAATATTAAGGACGGCCTCATTACCGATGCCATGAAATCTGCCGGTGCCGCAAAAAAAGGAGGCACCAGCCCCGTAACCGATGTACTTGACTATACCGAGCCCGTAAAGAAAAAAGGACTCAACCTGTTATGTACACCGGGGAACGATGTGGAAAGCACCACGGGCCTTGCGGGATCGGGCTGTAATGTTATTTGCTTTACTACAGGCCTAGGCACCCCAACAGGAAACCCGATCGCCCCCGTCATCAAATTGTCGAGCAACAACGCCCTAAGCGAACGAATGAAAGACATTATCGATTTTAATACCGGAACGGTCATTACGGGCGAGGATACCATAGAAACCAAAGGCGAAGAACTGCTCGACTATATCATCAAGGTAGCGAGTGGGGAAATTGTTCCCGCCGCCGTACGATTGGGCCAAGAGGACTTTATTCCTTGGAAAAGAGGTATCTCACTGTGA